The following are encoded together in the Tepidiforma bonchosmolovskayae genome:
- the rsfS gene encoding ribosome silencing factor, which produces MPSAVIPFLSPAAAGRSSRLSPETLAQRAVDVLSEHKALDIALIDISRTATFTYYFVIATAQSPLQFAALVEYLERDLAPEGIFLRHREGSPESGWVLLDFGDIIVHLFTADQRAYYRLEELWGRTSPVVRFAD; this is translated from the coding sequence GTGCCATCGGCTGTGATACCATTCCTTTCGCCCGCAGCGGCGGGCAGGAGTTCGCGTCTGAGTCCCGAGACCCTCGCGCAACGCGCCGTCGATGTCCTCTCCGAGCACAAAGCGCTCGATATCGCGCTCATCGACATCTCGCGGACCGCGACCTTCACCTACTACTTTGTCATCGCCACGGCCCAGTCGCCACTCCAGTTCGCCGCCCTCGTCGAGTACCTCGAACGCGACCTCGCGCCCGAAGGCATCTTCCTCCGCCACCGCGAAGGCTCACCCGAAAGCGGCTGGGTCCTCCTCGACTTCGGCGACATCATCGTCCACCTCTTCACCGCCGACCAGCGCGCCTACTACCGCCTCGAAGAGCTCTGGGGCCGAACCTCCCCGGTCGTCCGCTTCGCCGACTGA
- a CDS encoding crotonase/enoyl-CoA hydratase family protein → MAEPVLYEERDGIAIVTLNRPEKLNTLNEAVIQGIADAIERATASAAVSAIVLRGAGRVFTAGYDLNPGADGVPWPRRFDAPHPEPRPGAWDPVRDLQFMGHNMRRFMTLWECPKPVIAQVHGYALGGGTDLLLCADLIFMAEDAIIGYPPSRIYGTPTTMLWVYRLGLEHAKQFLLSGDQIDAATAYRIGLVSHVYPAEELSERTEAYARRFRNIPANQLALNKLLINQAFENMGLRTTQLLGTLFDGITRHTEEALRWVESFRELGFRETIRRRDAPFGDYGERPREGRG, encoded by the coding sequence ATGGCTGAACCGGTGCTGTATGAGGAACGGGATGGCATCGCCATCGTGACGCTGAACCGGCCCGAGAAGCTGAATACGCTGAACGAGGCCGTGATCCAGGGGATTGCCGACGCGATCGAGCGGGCGACGGCGTCGGCGGCGGTTTCGGCGATTGTGCTGCGCGGGGCCGGGCGGGTCTTCACGGCAGGGTACGACCTGAATCCCGGGGCAGATGGGGTGCCCTGGCCGCGGCGGTTCGATGCCCCGCACCCGGAGCCGCGCCCGGGCGCGTGGGACCCGGTCCGCGATTTGCAGTTCATGGGCCACAACATGCGGCGGTTCATGACGCTCTGGGAGTGCCCGAAGCCGGTCATCGCCCAGGTGCACGGCTACGCGCTGGGCGGGGGCACGGACCTGCTGCTCTGCGCCGACCTGATCTTCATGGCGGAGGACGCGATCATCGGCTACCCGCCGTCGCGCATTTACGGGACGCCGACCACGATGCTCTGGGTGTACCGGCTGGGGCTGGAGCACGCGAAGCAGTTCCTGCTCTCGGGCGACCAGATCGATGCGGCGACGGCCTACCGGATTGGGCTCGTTTCGCACGTCTACCCGGCGGAGGAGCTGAGCGAGCGGACGGAGGCGTACGCGCGGCGGTTCCGGAACATCCCGGCGAACCAGCTGGCGCTGAACAAGCTGCTCATCAACCAGGCGTTCGAAAACATGGGGCTGCGAACGACGCAGCTGCTGGGGACGCTGTTCGACGGCATCACGCGGCACACCGAGGAGGCGCTGCGGTGGGTCGAGAGTTTCCGGGAGCTTGGGTTCCGGGAGACGATCCGGCGGAGGGATGCGCCGTTCGGCGATTACGGCGAGCGGCCGCGCGAGGGGCGGGGCTGA
- a CDS encoding alpha/beta fold hydrolase, with product MEPVSRWYTSQRLKLHYLTWGDESKPPLILIHGTRDHARSWDRVAQALVDRFCVYAPDLRGHGDSDWAIGGNYSIIDYALDIHALGEAIGRAPYVIIGHSLGGGVALQYAGAFPEKVRKLVTIEGLGGLGWQRERRPAHRRMRQWVESMRELERRQLRTYPTLEDATRRMQEANRHLSPELARHLTEHGVRATEAGYTWKFDNYTHAGSPYEFNMEDARDLWNQIRCPMLIIWGRESWGTRPGGPPDLSAFHDYRAVEVEGAGHWVHHDQFERFMELVNEFLEE from the coding sequence ATGGAGCCCGTCTCGCGCTGGTACACCTCGCAGCGGCTGAAGCTGCACTACCTGACCTGGGGCGACGAGTCGAAGCCGCCGCTCATCCTCATCCACGGCACGCGCGACCACGCCCGCTCGTGGGACCGCGTGGCGCAGGCACTGGTGGACCGGTTCTGCGTGTATGCGCCGGACCTGCGCGGGCACGGCGATTCGGACTGGGCGATCGGCGGGAACTACTCCATCATCGATTACGCGCTGGATATCCACGCGCTGGGGGAGGCGATCGGGCGGGCGCCGTACGTGATCATCGGGCACAGCCTCGGGGGCGGGGTAGCGCTCCAGTACGCGGGCGCGTTCCCGGAGAAGGTGCGGAAGCTGGTGACGATCGAAGGGCTGGGCGGGCTCGGCTGGCAGCGGGAGCGGCGCCCGGCGCACCGGCGGATGCGGCAGTGGGTGGAGAGCATGCGCGAGCTGGAGCGGCGCCAGCTGAGGACCTACCCGACGCTCGAGGACGCGACACGGCGGATGCAGGAGGCGAACCGGCACCTTTCGCCGGAGCTGGCGCGGCACCTGACGGAGCACGGCGTGCGCGCGACGGAGGCGGGCTATACGTGGAAGTTCGACAACTACACGCACGCGGGGTCGCCGTACGAGTTCAACATGGAGGACGCCCGGGACCTCTGGAACCAGATCCGCTGTCCGATGCTGATCATCTGGGGGCGGGAGAGCTGGGGGACGCGCCCGGGCGGGCCGCCCGACCTTTCGGCGTTCCACGACTACCGGGCGGTGGAGGTGGAGGGTGCGGGGCACTGGGTGCACCACGACCAGTTCGAGCGGTTCATGGAGCTGGTGAACGAGTTCCTCGAGGAGTAG
- a CDS encoding HAD-IA family hydrolase, whose translation MSRFRAAIFDIGGVLTHSPVTRIKEFCREHGIPDEVRVAIFAPEDGPWSRFERSEIPPEGFAELFDRHIAGIDTQATGKYFLEWFFQGFGERPEMVAVVRHLRGKVKLGSITNNVARDEPAQRRTSGIDVHSLFDVVVESAIVGVRKPEPRIYQIACEQLGIEPPEAVFLDDLGANLKGAKALGMHTIKVDETTRAIDELEEALGIPLPRL comes from the coding sequence ATGAGCCGTTTTCGCGCAGCGATTTTCGATATCGGCGGGGTGCTGACGCACTCGCCGGTGACCCGCATCAAGGAGTTCTGCCGGGAGCACGGGATCCCCGACGAGGTGCGCGTGGCAATTTTCGCGCCGGAGGACGGGCCGTGGTCGCGGTTCGAACGGAGCGAGATTCCGCCTGAGGGGTTCGCGGAGCTGTTCGACCGGCACATCGCCGGGATCGACACGCAGGCCACAGGGAAGTACTTCCTCGAGTGGTTCTTCCAGGGGTTCGGCGAGCGGCCGGAGATGGTGGCGGTGGTGCGCCACCTGCGCGGAAAGGTGAAGCTGGGCAGCATCACGAACAACGTGGCGCGCGACGAGCCGGCCCAGCGGCGGACGAGCGGCATCGACGTGCACAGCCTGTTCGATGTGGTGGTCGAATCGGCGATTGTGGGGGTGCGGAAGCCAGAGCCGCGGATTTACCAGATCGCGTGCGAGCAGCTCGGCATCGAGCCGCCGGAGGCGGTCTTCCTCGACGACCTCGGGGCGAACCTGAAGGGGGCGAAGGCGCTGGGGATGCACACGATCAAGGTCGACGAGACGACCCGGGCGATCGATGAGCTGGAGGAGGCGCTGGGCATTCCGCTGCCGCGCCTGTAG
- a CDS encoding MBL fold metallo-hydrolase codes for MPQPFDIVFLGTGSPLPSPDRCGCGHVIVAAGQHILVDCGWGAARRILASGIMPSAIDTAVFTHMHTDHITDFPDFLFLRWTSGARVPLRVYGPEGTGEMVEGFLHALRRDIGFRLAHHGDKLHPDGIVVEVTEISPSARPAPFFERDGLVLERFEVDHFPVVPAFGYRARFDGRTAVLSGDTSFCESLLHAAEGADMLVCEALNTPMLNERIAALRAIGRDLQASLFEDVPSYHIDVSDVARLAQQAGVRQLVLNHLIPPVPNSGPELDRFIAGMAERFRGPIRVARDTERIPVPGAPA; via the coding sequence ATGCCCCAGCCGTTCGATATCGTCTTCCTCGGCACCGGCAGCCCGCTTCCCAGCCCCGACCGCTGCGGCTGCGGGCACGTCATCGTCGCCGCCGGCCAGCACATCCTCGTCGACTGCGGCTGGGGCGCCGCCCGCCGGATTCTCGCTTCCGGCATCATGCCCTCCGCCATCGATACCGCCGTCTTCACCCACATGCACACCGACCACATCACCGACTTCCCGGACTTCCTCTTCCTCCGCTGGACGTCCGGCGCACGCGTGCCGCTCCGCGTCTACGGCCCCGAGGGCACCGGCGAGATGGTCGAAGGCTTCCTCCACGCCCTCCGGCGCGATATCGGCTTCCGCCTCGCCCACCACGGCGACAAGCTCCACCCCGACGGCATCGTCGTCGAAGTCACCGAAATCTCCCCCTCGGCCCGTCCCGCGCCCTTCTTCGAACGCGACGGCCTCGTGCTCGAACGGTTCGAAGTCGACCACTTCCCCGTTGTCCCGGCCTTCGGCTACCGTGCCCGCTTCGATGGCCGGACCGCCGTTCTTTCCGGCGATACCTCCTTCTGCGAAAGCCTCCTCCATGCCGCGGAGGGCGCCGATATGCTCGTCTGCGAAGCGCTCAACACCCCCATGCTCAACGAGCGGATCGCCGCCCTCCGCGCCATCGGCCGCGACCTGCAGGCCTCCCTCTTCGAGGACGTCCCCAGCTACCACATCGACGTGAGCGATGTCGCCCGGCTCGCGCAGCAGGCCGGTGTCCGCCAGCTTGTCCTCAATCACCTCATCCCGCCCGTCCCCAACAGCGGCCCCGAACTCGACCGCTTCATCGCAGGCATGGCCGAGCGCTTCCGCGGCCCCATCCGCGTTGCCCGCGATACCGAACGCATCCCCGTTCCCGGAGCCCCCGCATGA
- a CDS encoding DinB family protein produces the protein MSHDEMFVASLRNRIRAMNTLWERAISDMTLEQLNHHERAGVLPIAFSFSHYIRSQDQSISAIFLGEPPLWQQGGWAAKVGVTVDALGREETVEQMEHQRFGDLDAWKAYQSGVIARTTRVLETLTAARLAEVVLPQLPPNMQNIFCALVIGPGAPLRRLDVLECFVYQHGLRHMGEVEHGRALVGLGGMTS, from the coding sequence ATGAGCCATGACGAGATGTTCGTCGCCTCCCTTCGCAACCGTATCCGCGCCATGAACACCCTCTGGGAGCGCGCCATCAGCGACATGACCCTCGAGCAGCTCAACCACCACGAGCGCGCCGGCGTCCTTCCCATCGCCTTCAGCTTCAGCCACTACATCCGCTCGCAGGACCAGTCGATCAGCGCCATCTTCCTCGGCGAACCCCCGCTCTGGCAGCAGGGCGGCTGGGCGGCAAAGGTCGGCGTCACTGTCGATGCCCTCGGCCGCGAGGAAACCGTCGAGCAGATGGAGCACCAGCGCTTCGGCGACCTCGACGCATGGAAGGCGTACCAGTCCGGGGTCATCGCCCGCACCACCCGCGTCCTCGAAACCCTCACCGCCGCCCGCCTCGCCGAGGTCGTCCTGCCGCAGCTCCCGCCCAACATGCAGAACATCTTCTGCGCCCTCGTCATCGGTCCCGGTGCGCCCCTCCGCCGCCTCGACGTGCTCGAGTGCTTCGTCTACCAGCACGGCCTCCGCCACATGGGCGAAGTCGAGCATGGCCGCGCCCTCGTCGGCCTCGGTGGCATGACCTCCTGA
- a CDS encoding response regulator — protein MTGEETPVRRILVIDDEAAVRSMLTRALALWQFETVAVPTAEEGLAHLRAGERFACILLDLTMPGMGGEAALREIEAVAPGTPVALMSGFPRDDLAGQGRHFIAKPFDLETLHSLLERLAGP, from the coding sequence ATGACCGGCGAAGAAACGCCTGTCCGCCGCATCCTCGTGATCGACGACGAAGCCGCCGTCCGCAGCATGCTCACCCGCGCGCTCGCGCTCTGGCAGTTCGAAACCGTCGCCGTCCCCACCGCTGAAGAGGGTCTCGCCCACCTCCGCGCCGGCGAACGGTTCGCCTGCATCCTCCTCGACCTCACCATGCCCGGCATGGGCGGTGAGGCGGCCCTCCGCGAAATCGAGGCAGTCGCCCCCGGCACCCCGGTCGCCCTCATGAGCGGCTTCCCCCGCGACGACCTCGCCGGGCAGGGTCGCCACTTCATCGCCAAGCCGTTCGACCTCGAGACCCTCCACAGCCTCCTCGAACGGCTCGCCGGGCCCTAG
- a CDS encoding winged helix-turn-helix transcriptional regulator has protein sequence MSTETHGVVDVSPYCPAFQHTVELIGRRWTGAIIRSLLAGSCRFSAILAAIPGLSDRLLAERLRELEAEGIVSRTVYPEHPVRIEYRLTEKGRELERIVAAIDAWTARWFDPAAHGIGPGDPAG, from the coding sequence GTGAGCACCGAAACGCACGGCGTCGTCGACGTCAGCCCCTACTGCCCGGCCTTCCAGCACACCGTCGAGCTCATCGGCCGCCGCTGGACCGGCGCCATCATCCGTTCGCTCCTCGCCGGCTCCTGCCGCTTCTCCGCCATCCTGGCCGCCATCCCCGGCCTCTCGGACCGCCTCCTCGCCGAGCGGCTCCGCGAACTCGAAGCCGAGGGCATCGTCAGCCGCACGGTCTACCCCGAGCACCCCGTCCGCATCGAGTACCGCCTGACCGAAAAGGGCCGCGAACTCGAGCGGATTGTCGCCGCCATCGATGCCTGGACCGCGCGCTGGTTCGACCCGGCGGCCCACGGCATCGGGCCCGGCGATCCCGCCGGCTGA
- a CDS encoding LysM peptidoglycan-binding domain-containing protein has translation MRTMLAGVALAAFLAAACGGGGGGPGGNPFGEPTAAGTRAAATAPGGASPAATPAAAGTASPTPSPVPDTYTVQEGDTLGAIAERFGLTIADLVAANALADPDLIFPGQELRIPKPGTAPSPSPTATPTP, from the coding sequence ATGCGCACGATGCTCGCCGGCGTCGCCCTGGCCGCGTTCCTCGCGGCCGCATGCGGCGGAGGCGGCGGCGGGCCGGGCGGCAACCCCTTCGGCGAACCGACCGCCGCCGGCACCCGGGCCGCCGCTACCGCCCCGGGCGGCGCCTCGCCCGCCGCCACGCCGGCAGCCGCCGGGACCGCCAGCCCGACGCCGTCGCCGGTCCCCGACACCTACACGGTCCAGGAGGGCGACACCCTCGGCGCCATCGCCGAGCGGTTCGGACTCACCATCGCCGACCTCGTTGCCGCCAACGCCCTCGCCGACCCCGACCTGATCTTCCCCGGCCAGGAGCTCCGTATCCCCAAACCCGGCACCGCTCCTTCCCCCTCCCCAACCGCGACCCCCACCCCCTGA
- a CDS encoding permease yields MSDFANIFLALLLEATPFLLAGVIVSVVAGPAVERILASAAFRSPAASIAAGAGAGLILPMCDCGNRPLAHRLALAGRREFALAFLVAAPVINPIVIVTTWLAFRDAELVALRLGLTVLAAVAVALVVSRFRRDIALPLETEFPAEAGPRPPAGPAAWAPRVLEEFFELFQYLVIGAALAAAIQVFASQEDFLSASGVFLSIAALMFLAFLLSICSSVDAFVVAGLGGAIGLGPALAFLVFGPLVNLKSIPMYLRLFSGPAVAVLVVICAQVAFVGAAVAELRAW; encoded by the coding sequence GTGAGCGACTTCGCCAACATCTTCCTCGCCCTCCTGCTCGAGGCCACGCCGTTCCTCCTCGCCGGCGTCATCGTCTCCGTCGTTGCGGGCCCGGCCGTCGAGCGCATCCTCGCCTCTGCCGCCTTCCGCAGCCCCGCCGCCAGCATCGCCGCCGGCGCAGGCGCCGGCCTCATCCTCCCCATGTGCGACTGCGGCAACCGCCCCCTCGCCCACCGCCTCGCGCTCGCCGGCCGCCGCGAGTTCGCCCTCGCCTTCCTCGTCGCCGCACCCGTCATCAACCCGATCGTCATCGTCACCACCTGGCTCGCCTTCCGCGATGCCGAACTCGTCGCCCTCCGGCTCGGCCTCACCGTCCTCGCCGCCGTTGCCGTCGCGCTGGTCGTCTCGCGCTTCCGCCGCGACATCGCCCTCCCGCTCGAAACCGAATTCCCTGCCGAAGCCGGTCCCCGGCCCCCCGCCGGCCCCGCCGCCTGGGCCCCGCGCGTCCTTGAGGAGTTCTTCGAGCTCTTCCAGTACCTCGTCATCGGCGCTGCCCTCGCCGCCGCCATCCAGGTCTTCGCCAGCCAGGAGGATTTCCTCTCCGCCAGCGGCGTCTTCCTCTCCATCGCCGCCCTCATGTTCCTCGCCTTCCTCCTGAGCATCTGCTCCAGCGTCGATGCATTCGTCGTCGCCGGTCTGGGCGGCGCCATCGGCCTCGGGCCCGCGCTCGCCTTCCTCGTCTTCGGGCCGCTCGTCAACCTCAAGTCCATCCCGATGTACCTGCGCCTCTTCTCCGGCCCGGCCGTCGCGGTCCTCGTCGTCATCTGCGCCCAGGTCGCCTTCGTCGGCGCCGCCGTCGCGGAGCTCCGCGCATGGTGA
- a CDS encoding TIGR03943 family putative permease subunit — protein MVRDADYALAAAALGLLIAWRLADGTARNLVQGWYVPILAATAVLLLAAAALTIPVALRDGLARWRRPSAAGSVAAAAIGLPLVIAAAFEPRPLASASLDLSAAAARQFSASASAADPARRNIYQWAYEFETADPAAIAGQPVDVIGFVYRREGDPPERLRVARFVVACCIADAQGFTLPVLWKDASTLANDQWVRVTGRVGIGPDGAPIVLAASVAPIEAPQNPYIYP, from the coding sequence ATGGTGAGAGACGCCGACTACGCCCTCGCCGCCGCCGCGCTCGGCCTCCTCATCGCCTGGCGCCTCGCCGACGGCACCGCCCGCAACCTCGTCCAGGGGTGGTACGTGCCCATCCTCGCCGCCACTGCAGTCCTGCTGCTGGCCGCTGCCGCGCTCACCATCCCCGTCGCTCTGCGTGACGGCCTGGCCCGCTGGCGCAGGCCCTCCGCTGCCGGGTCTGTCGCCGCCGCAGCCATCGGCCTGCCGCTCGTCATCGCCGCCGCCTTCGAACCGCGCCCGCTCGCCTCGGCCAGCCTCGACCTCTCCGCTGCCGCCGCCCGCCAGTTCAGCGCCTCGGCCAGCGCCGCCGACCCCGCCCGCCGCAACATCTACCAGTGGGCCTATGAGTTCGAAACCGCCGACCCCGCGGCCATCGCCGGCCAGCCCGTCGACGTCATCGGCTTCGTCTACCGCCGCGAGGGCGACCCGCCCGAACGGTTGCGCGTCGCCCGCTTCGTCGTCGCCTGCTGCATCGCCGATGCGCAGGGCTTCACCCTCCCCGTCCTTTGGAAGGACGCCAGCACGCTCGCCAACGACCAGTGGGTCCGCGTCACCGGCCGCGTCGGCATCGGCCCCGACGGCGCCCCCATCGTCCTCGCCGCGAGCGTAGCCCCCATCGAGGCACCCCAAAATCCGTACATTTATCCGTGA
- a CDS encoding PD40 domain-containing protein, whose translation MPAPVTLREITLAFDREPDRAAVEAALAFDPPLEGTVRWRGRTLVFVPAGPLEPGEYRIRLAPGTLGRRAEPLREPFEHRFTVREPGVAVVQVAPGRTEERLVELRAGQEPRVLARAPRIIDFAVSPDGAQVAVVTAGPDGRGSLALVRVSDGAATSLVFDPAINVGGVAWSPDGATLAVVRRDALPVGGEGVPRAWLVRLSGEFVATLDPEGLPSLYPSWSPDGQHLAYISPSDARLIVVNLATQERRDLGQPRGGAAAWSPDSRIVAFESVPRTAAGATPPQPVRVVSLDAAVDLVLGREGEIRSAPRFLDSETVATLRRVIGPQRTGTDLVFESVRDGRQLRAINLAAGTDLVLHWDLAPGGRSIVYTVQTAQQFTTITLDLESGDRTPLAVGGDLPRWLP comes from the coding sequence GTGCCCGCGCCCGTCACCCTCCGCGAAATCACCCTCGCCTTCGACCGCGAACCCGACCGCGCCGCCGTCGAAGCCGCCCTCGCCTTCGACCCCCCGCTCGAGGGCACCGTCCGCTGGCGCGGCCGGACGCTCGTCTTCGTGCCCGCCGGCCCGCTCGAACCCGGCGAGTACCGCATCCGCCTAGCGCCCGGCACGCTCGGCCGCCGCGCCGAACCCCTCCGCGAGCCGTTCGAACACCGCTTCACCGTCCGCGAACCCGGCGTCGCCGTCGTGCAGGTTGCACCCGGCCGGACCGAAGAGCGCCTCGTCGAACTCCGGGCCGGCCAGGAGCCCCGCGTCCTCGCCCGCGCCCCGCGCATCATCGACTTCGCCGTCTCGCCCGACGGCGCCCAGGTCGCCGTTGTCACCGCGGGCCCTGACGGCCGCGGCAGCCTCGCCCTCGTCCGGGTGAGCGACGGCGCGGCCACATCCCTCGTCTTCGACCCCGCCATCAACGTCGGCGGCGTCGCCTGGTCGCCCGATGGCGCGACCCTCGCCGTCGTCCGCCGCGATGCCCTCCCCGTCGGGGGCGAAGGCGTGCCCCGCGCCTGGCTTGTCCGCCTCTCCGGCGAATTCGTCGCCACCCTCGACCCCGAAGGCCTCCCCTCCCTCTACCCGTCGTGGTCGCCCGATGGCCAGCACCTTGCCTATATCTCGCCGAGCGATGCCCGCCTCATCGTCGTCAACCTCGCCACACAGGAGCGCCGCGACCTCGGCCAGCCGCGCGGGGGCGCCGCCGCCTGGTCGCCCGACTCCCGCATCGTCGCCTTCGAAAGCGTGCCCCGGACAGCGGCCGGAGCCACTCCGCCGCAGCCCGTGCGCGTCGTGAGCCTCGATGCCGCCGTCGACCTCGTCCTCGGCAGGGAAGGCGAAATCCGCTCTGCTCCCCGCTTCCTCGACAGCGAGACGGTCGCCACCCTCCGCCGCGTCATCGGTCCCCAGCGCACCGGCACCGACCTCGTCTTCGAATCCGTCCGCGACGGCCGCCAGCTCCGCGCCATCAACCTCGCTGCCGGCACGGACCTCGTCCTCCACTGGGACCTCGCCCCCGGCGGCCGCTCCATCGTCTACACCGTCCAAACGGCGCAGCAGTTCACCACCATCACCCTCGACCTCGAATCCGGCGACCGCACCCCGCTCGCAGTCGGCGGCGACCTCCCCCGCTGGCTCCCCTGA
- a CDS encoding haloacid dehalogenase type II, with product MALRDVRALVFDVFGTVVNWRSSVIRELEAAGARYGVSADWGAFADAWRYEGYLGGIAKVNRGEWPFMTTDALHRRKLDELLPQYGLGGMPEAEREDLNRAWHRLDPWPDSVPGLWRLKQRYVISTLSNGNVALLVHMAKRAGLPWDCVLGADALGAFKPKPEAYLAGARLLGYAPGQVMLVAAHKADLKAAQAAGLRAAFIPRPKEAGPNVQPDLEPEPSFDITARDFLELARLLEEQTA from the coding sequence ATGGCACTCCGGGACGTGCGCGCGCTGGTGTTCGACGTCTTCGGCACGGTGGTCAACTGGCGGTCGTCGGTCATCCGGGAGCTGGAGGCGGCAGGTGCACGGTACGGCGTTTCGGCCGACTGGGGCGCGTTCGCCGACGCGTGGCGGTACGAGGGGTATCTCGGCGGCATCGCGAAGGTGAACCGGGGCGAGTGGCCGTTCATGACGACCGATGCGCTGCACCGGCGGAAGCTGGACGAGCTGCTGCCGCAGTACGGGCTCGGCGGCATGCCGGAGGCGGAGCGGGAGGACCTGAACCGGGCATGGCACCGGCTCGACCCGTGGCCGGACAGCGTGCCGGGGCTGTGGCGGCTGAAGCAGCGGTACGTCATTTCGACGCTCTCGAACGGGAACGTGGCGCTGCTGGTGCACATGGCGAAGCGGGCAGGGCTGCCGTGGGACTGCGTGCTCGGTGCGGATGCGCTCGGGGCATTCAAGCCGAAGCCGGAGGCGTACCTTGCGGGGGCGCGGCTGCTTGGGTACGCGCCGGGGCAGGTGATGCTGGTGGCCGCCCACAAGGCCGACCTGAAGGCCGCGCAGGCTGCGGGACTGCGGGCGGCGTTCATCCCCCGGCCGAAGGAGGCGGGGCCGAACGTGCAGCCCGACCTCGAGCCGGAGCCGTCGTTCGACATTACGGCGCGGGACTTCCTCGAGCTGGCACGGTTGCTGGAGGAGCAGACGGCGTAG